From Methanosarcina lacustris Z-7289, one genomic window encodes:
- the cbiM gene encoding cobalt transporter CbiM has product MHIPDSFIPLNQAVIYWVIALPFIIMSMRWARKELDEMKVPILAALAAGIFAIQAMNIPIGMGTSGHMVGAALVAIVFGSPWAGVLVITLVLLVQGFAFGDGGITTMGANILNMGVISGFVGYYTYVTLRKSTGTSIAAFGGAWLGIFIASIVCAVQMWLAGTFPLIPGLIAMGTYHLIIGFVGEGLITAVVITAIAKSRPDLLEDSFTVRPEKSKKEVHA; this is encoded by the coding sequence ATGCATATACCAGATTCGTTTATACCGCTTAACCAGGCAGTAATTTACTGGGTTATTGCCCTTCCTTTTATTATAATGTCAATGAGATGGGCAAGAAAAGAGCTTGATGAGATGAAAGTGCCGATTCTCGCTGCCCTTGCAGCAGGAATCTTTGCTATACAGGCAATGAATATCCCCATAGGGATGGGGACAAGCGGGCACATGGTCGGAGCAGCCCTTGTGGCAATTGTTTTCGGAAGCCCCTGGGCAGGAGTTCTCGTAATTACACTTGTGCTGCTTGTGCAGGGGTTCGCCTTTGGTGACGGTGGGATCACTACCATGGGTGCAAATATCCTTAACATGGGCGTCATTTCCGGTTTTGTGGGGTATTATACGTATGTTACCCTTCGCAAGAGTACGGGCACAAGCATCGCAGCCTTCGGAGGTGCCTGGCTTGGGATCTTTATTGCGTCAATAGTCTGCGCAGTTCAGATGTGGCTTGCGGGGACTTTCCCCCTGATCCCAGGTCTCATTGCAATGGGCACCTATCACCTGATAATTGGTTTTGTCGGGGAGGGACTGATCACTGCAGTTGTAATCACGGCGATTGCAAAATCCCGGCCTGACCTCCTTGAAGATAGTTTCACTGTCAGACCGGAGAAGTCTAAGAAGGAGGTTCATGCATGA
- a CDS encoding PDGLE domain-containing protein, with amino-acid sequence MNGNSNMKFLYAGIAIALLLSILAPFLASPDPDGLESAAGGLIEGSKLSHLEETQPAVNAPMPDYSIGGMGKSGEVLAIAVGTLAVLAISFGFGKVFNKKA; translated from the coding sequence ATGAACGGAAACTCTAACATGAAGTTCCTTTACGCAGGAATTGCAATTGCGCTTTTGCTTTCTATTCTGGCTCCCTTCCTTGCATCTCCTGACCCTGACGGGCTGGAAAGTGCGGCTGGAGGGCTAATTGAGGGGTCAAAACTATCCCACCTCGAAGAAACACAACCCGCAGTAAATGCTCCAATGCCTGACTATTCAATTGGAGGCATGGGGAAGAGCGGTGAAGTCCTGGCGATTGCAGTGGGAACACTTGCAGTACTGGCAATCAGTTTTGGGTTCGGAAAGGTTTTCAATAAAAAAGCCTGA
- the nth gene encoding endonuclease III, with translation MPDKKPTKLTSNEPLQEYEIPDNRHNFDRVWALLKEEYPDAKPSLNYNNPLELLVATILSAQSTDVQINRVTENLFKKYRTAEDYASADIRELEIDIYSTGFYKNKAKNLKASTQLIIERYNGEVPETMEELVTLPGVGRKTANIVLSRGFGVIEGIAVDTHVKRISRRLGFTKHSDPEKIEKDLITLARKEDLDSISMTLIYHGRKICQARKPRCQICVVKGLCPSSIIFIGE, from the coding sequence ATGCCTGATAAAAAACCGACGAAGTTGACTTCTAATGAGCCCTTGCAGGAGTATGAGATTCCTGACAACAGGCATAATTTTGACCGGGTATGGGCCCTTTTAAAGGAAGAATACCCGGATGCAAAACCTTCTCTTAACTACAACAACCCGCTGGAACTTCTTGTAGCAACTATACTCTCTGCTCAGTCTACAGATGTCCAGATTAACAGGGTAACTGAAAATTTGTTTAAAAAATACAGGACTGCCGAAGACTATGCCAGCGCAGACATCAGAGAACTTGAAATTGACATTTATTCCACAGGCTTTTACAAAAACAAAGCAAAAAATCTCAAAGCCTCCACGCAACTGATTATCGAGCGATATAACGGGGAAGTCCCGGAGACCATGGAAGAACTTGTAACCCTGCCAGGGGTCGGGAGAAAAACAGCGAATATAGTGCTTTCCAGAGGATTTGGAGTAATAGAGGGTATCGCTGTGGACACCCATGTAAAAAGAATTTCGAGAAGGCTGGGCTTCACGAAACATTCCGACCCTGAGAAAATCGAAAAAGACCTGATAACACTTGCCCGAAAAGAAGATCTTGATTCAATTTCCATGACCCTGATCTATCACGGGAGGAAAATTTGCCAGGCAAGAAAGCCCAGATGTCAGATTTGTGTTGTAAAAGGGCTGTGCCCCTCCAGCATAATATTTATTGGCGAGTAA
- the purH gene encoding bifunctional phosphoribosylaminoimidazolecarboxamide formyltransferase/IMP cyclohydrolase has translation MVKRALLSVSDKTGIAEFARGLEALGVKIISTGGTAKILRDAGIEVTDVAEVTGYPEMMGGRVKTLHPRIHGGLLCLRDSKEQMAEAAKEDISLLDLVAVNLYPFEVTVSKEGVELEEAIENIDIGGPTLLRSAAKNYRSVTVISDPSDYGHVLTELRSSGVISDKTRADLAVKAFRHTADYDAAIDTYLSKTLLGEEVLRLKFTDGVKLRYGENWHQKASFFKDPKMEGPTLAKAVQLHGKELSYNNYVDADNALQTIKELGNTSPAVVIVKHNNPCGLATGDKLLQALQAAWDGDPISAYGSIICTNEIFDLESATFLNGKFVEIILAPDFKPDALEYLKNKSENLRLLKLSEFRESFGTEYTYKYVIGGMLKQSRDIGIYEKWECVTEFPYPEEKRVLSEFCLKACKATKSNAVTLAHEYEPGYFMALGMGAGQPNRVDSIRKLAATKAIENLRAIYEREQPAAPFEEYCQKILLECVMASDAFFPFDDSVVYAAENNIRYIVSPGGSIRDNEVIATANRLGVSLVFTGMRHFLH, from the coding sequence TTGGTAAAAAGGGCACTGCTCAGCGTCTCAGACAAGACAGGAATTGCGGAATTTGCACGCGGGCTTGAAGCACTTGGCGTGAAGATCATCTCAACAGGCGGAACTGCGAAAATTCTTCGCGACGCCGGCATCGAGGTTACTGATGTCGCGGAAGTCACAGGATATCCGGAGATGATGGGGGGAAGAGTCAAAACTCTCCACCCGAGAATTCATGGCGGGCTTTTATGTCTGCGGGACAGCAAAGAACAGATGGCGGAAGCTGCAAAAGAAGACATCTCCCTTCTTGATCTGGTGGCCGTAAACCTGTACCCCTTTGAAGTAACGGTTTCCAAAGAGGGTGTGGAACTTGAAGAAGCCATCGAAAACATAGACATCGGGGGTCCGACCCTTCTCCGCTCGGCAGCCAAGAACTATCGCTCGGTAACAGTGATATCTGACCCGTCGGACTATGGGCATGTCCTTACGGAACTGCGCTCAAGTGGAGTAATCTCTGACAAAACCCGGGCGGACCTTGCGGTTAAAGCTTTCAGGCACACGGCTGATTATGATGCAGCCATTGATACTTACCTGAGTAAGACTCTGCTTGGAGAAGAGGTACTGCGCCTGAAATTTACCGATGGCGTAAAACTTCGCTATGGGGAGAACTGGCATCAGAAAGCCTCATTTTTTAAAGACCCTAAAATGGAAGGTCCGACTCTGGCAAAAGCTGTCCAGCTGCATGGGAAAGAACTTTCCTACAACAACTATGTAGACGCCGACAATGCCCTTCAGACGATCAAAGAACTGGGGAACACTTCTCCTGCGGTGGTAATTGTAAAACACAATAACCCATGCGGACTTGCTACTGGAGATAAACTTTTGCAGGCTCTGCAGGCTGCCTGGGACGGAGACCCTATTTCGGCTTATGGAAGTATAATCTGTACAAACGAGATTTTTGACCTCGAATCTGCAACTTTTCTGAACGGAAAATTCGTAGAAATCATCCTCGCCCCTGACTTCAAACCCGATGCTCTGGAATACCTGAAAAATAAAAGTGAAAATCTGAGGCTCCTGAAACTTTCAGAATTCAGAGAGAGTTTCGGGACGGAATACACCTACAAGTATGTAATCGGAGGCATGCTTAAACAGAGCCGCGATATCGGGATCTATGAAAAGTGGGAGTGTGTTACTGAATTTCCCTATCCTGAGGAGAAACGCGTCCTCTCGGAGTTCTGCCTTAAAGCCTGTAAAGCTACTAAATCCAATGCTGTGACCCTTGCTCACGAATACGAGCCTGGATACTTCATGGCACTGGGTATGGGAGCAGGGCAGCCTAACAGGGTGGACTCGATCCGCAAACTGGCAGCTACAAAGGCAATTGAAAATCTAAGGGCAATCTATGAACGTGAACAGCCTGCTGCACCATTCGAAGAATACTGCCAGAAGATCCTGTTAGAATGTGTAATGGCATCAGATGCTTTCTTCCCCTTCGATGACAGCGTAGTCTATGCAGCAGAAAATAACATCCGCTATATTGTTTCCCCCGGTGGGTCTATAAGAGACAATGAGGTTATTGCTACTGCAAACCGACTTGGAGTTTCCCTGGTTTTTACAGGCATGCGGCATTTCCTTCATTGA
- a CDS encoding helix-turn-helix transcriptional regulator — protein sequence MKSTGLLSILTFSEKRKDLLFLLQKSPRTLSEIRDHFDVKSPEILPRLKEMEHSNLIVRQEGMYRLTSLGKVAAIYYRPFLYTLTAIETNEDFWRDHDLIAVPDLLLNRIQELKECRVIKDEHEHIYDSHKAFMENILTAGRFMGFASIFLPSYPSMFLEMARRNIPISIIVTPNVFFKIKSEHNAEIEEFLKYKHASFHVYDSAKVAFVVTDRFMSLSLFFNNGTFDPRSDLVGFDSLSIKWGEDLFKHYKENAVEIKSL from the coding sequence GTGAAATCAACTGGACTTTTAAGCATCCTAACCTTCTCTGAAAAACGAAAAGATCTTCTATTTTTACTTCAAAAGAGTCCAAGAACCCTTTCAGAGATCAGGGACCACTTTGATGTAAAATCACCGGAGATTCTGCCTCGCCTGAAAGAAATGGAACACTCAAATTTAATTGTCAGACAGGAAGGAATGTATCGGTTGACTTCTCTGGGAAAAGTTGCAGCCATATATTACAGACCTTTCCTTTATACTCTGACCGCTATAGAAACAAACGAAGACTTCTGGAGAGACCATGACCTCATAGCAGTTCCTGATCTGTTGCTAAATAGAATTCAGGAGCTAAAGGAGTGCAGAGTTATAAAGGACGAGCATGAACATATTTATGACTCCCATAAAGCATTCATGGAAAATATCCTGACCGCCGGTCGTTTTATGGGTTTTGCATCTATTTTCCTTCCCAGCTACCCATCGATGTTCCTTGAGATGGCCCGCAGGAACATCCCGATCTCCATAATTGTTACACCAAATGTCTTTTTCAAAATAAAAAGTGAGCATAACGCTGAAATTGAAGAGTTTCTTAAGTACAAACACGCAAGTTTCCACGTCTACGACAGCGCAAAGGTGGCTTTTGTCGTAACAGACAGGTTTATGTCACTTTCACTGTTTTTCAACAACGGGACCTTTGACCCGAGAAGTGATCTTGTGGGTTTTGACTCTTTATCAATTAAATGGGGAGAAGATCTTTTTAAACATTATAAAGAGAATGCAGTTGAGATAAAGAGTCTGTAA
- a CDS encoding UbiA family prenyltransferase yields MSSNVFSGSFGHIFKNNRTIKSGCRAENATIELLKSSILVAFSGALRIHLAFLLLHIQSSILTCIAGGLIIYTVYTLDRALGAEEDTVNRKELKGSNKKVGLTVSLLAFIIGTYILAKEGILILAFIPFITGYLYSKGIKIGRFALKLKGGLGIKNIVVGLTWGIFIAGLAGSECGNLVPIVLVFIFFGVKLFINSAIYDFKDIKGDTLAGIKTLPVSLGKRKTRNLLTAMHLISHLALGIALIHGVLAFEPLIVLYSFICGLICIQTFTNTEDEKLLYRKLERTILVDGESTSILGLRIVASALIA; encoded by the coding sequence ATGAGCTCCAATGTATTTTCTGGAAGTTTTGGACACATATTCAAGAACAATAGAACGATTAAGTCGGGGTGCAGAGCAGAAAATGCCACCATTGAACTTCTAAAAAGTTCTATTCTAGTTGCATTCTCTGGTGCACTACGAATACACCTTGCCTTTCTACTACTCCATATTCAATCAAGCATACTAACCTGTATTGCAGGTGGTCTTATAATTTATACTGTATATACACTTGACAGAGCTTTGGGAGCCGAGGAAGACACTGTAAACCGGAAGGAACTGAAGGGCTCAAATAAAAAAGTTGGACTAACGGTTTCACTGCTGGCTTTTATTATAGGAACTTACATACTGGCAAAAGAAGGGATTCTTATACTTGCATTCATACCCTTCATAACTGGCTATCTGTACAGTAAAGGCATTAAAATCGGCAGGTTCGCTTTGAAACTCAAAGGAGGACTTGGAATTAAGAACATTGTTGTGGGACTTACATGGGGTATTTTTATTGCAGGACTTGCAGGTAGTGAGTGTGGAAACCTGGTCCCTATTGTTCTGGTCTTTATTTTCTTCGGAGTCAAACTCTTTATTAACTCTGCGATCTATGATTTCAAGGATATTAAAGGAGATACTCTTGCAGGCATCAAAACCCTTCCTGTCAGCCTCGGGAAGCGGAAAACCCGCAATCTTCTTACTGCCATGCACCTGATCTCCCACCTGGCACTTGGGATTGCCCTTATCCATGGTGTACTTGCTTTTGAACCCCTTATAGTGCTCTACAGTTTCATTTGCGGGCTAATATGCATCCAGACCTTTACAAATACTGAGGATGAAAAACTTTTATACAGAAAACTTGAAAGGACTATTCTTGTGGACGGGGAATCCACTTCGATTCTTGGACTCAGGATAGTTGCAAGCGCTCTGATAGCATAA
- a CDS encoding class I SAM-dependent methyltransferase produces the protein MDIKIDWNELWKERMELQSKTQMNTDCTNMWKRKENARHFWEMSLENKDRIEKTLTGMALTPESRVLDIGAGPGSLAIPLAERVAHLTAVEPAEGMMEILKQNIETHGIRNIDCVYKDWETVDAGSDLCPPYDVVFASYSLGMKDIRASIQKMIAVSSGYVYLYWFAGDTSWDIHSRNLWPILHGCEYRQSPKADVLYNVLYDMGIYPNVKVFPFEHKNRFGNLEEALEHFKPQYAAFSSEQEEILRSYLQEVLEKDNGALVQKGWSTRVKMWWKVSAF, from the coding sequence ATGGATATCAAAATTGATTGGAATGAACTCTGGAAAGAAAGAATGGAGTTGCAGAGTAAAACGCAGATGAATACTGATTGCACAAATATGTGGAAAAGGAAAGAGAACGCAAGACATTTCTGGGAAATGTCTCTGGAAAATAAAGATCGGATTGAAAAAACCCTAACTGGGATGGCCCTTACTCCCGAATCCAGAGTTCTTGACATTGGAGCAGGCCCCGGAAGCCTGGCAATTCCTCTTGCTGAGAGGGTTGCGCATTTAACAGCAGTCGAGCCTGCAGAAGGAATGATGGAGATTCTGAAACAAAATATCGAGACTCATGGAATCAGGAATATCGACTGCGTCTATAAAGACTGGGAAACTGTTGATGCGGGATCTGACCTCTGCCCTCCCTATGATGTCGTGTTTGCATCATACTCTCTGGGCATGAAAGATATCCGTGCCTCAATCCAAAAAATGATCGCCGTATCTTCGGGATATGTTTACCTTTACTGGTTTGCAGGAGATACCTCCTGGGACATACACTCTAGAAACCTCTGGCCTATCCTGCACGGGTGCGAGTACAGGCAGAGCCCAAAGGCAGACGTTCTTTACAACGTACTCTACGATATGGGAATCTATCCGAATGTGAAGGTATTTCCTTTTGAGCACAAAAACCGCTTTGGAAACCTCGAAGAAGCTCTTGAGCACTTTAAGCCTCAATACGCTGCATTTTCATCTGAGCAGGAAGAAATTCTAAGGTCCTACCTTCAAGAAGTGCTGGAAAAGGATAATGGAGCTCTCGTGCAAAAGGGCTGGAGCACAAGAGTGAAGATGTGGTGGAAAGTTTCTGCATTTTGA